A genomic stretch from Papio anubis isolate 15944 chromosome 18, Panubis1.0, whole genome shotgun sequence includes:
- the C18H16orf82 gene encoding protein TNT, which translates to MGTEPATQNTQFSKGSLIYGGTSPQRGHSQHSEASQGPLSLDKPLQLPPIFLKGEKGESCVRNEEDGEPSLQSPGLELQSPEWPHHAGAAQDPLKVASSNLSDTQSSESHVSSVQHPRREECSHTSLSSGYAGDKEDSSTSLAGSHRRVRLNRRLNTQAASNQTSQLGSTDPLRSLKSQLTGPTHSTKQTGGEE; encoded by the coding sequence ATGGGAACTGAGCCAGCCACTCAGAACACACAGTTTTCAAAGGGCAGCCTTATATACGGAGGCACCTCTCCCCAGAGAGGTCACAGCCAACATTCAGAGGCCTCCCAGGGCCCCCTCTCCCTGGATAAACCACTTCAGCTGCCCCCCATTTTTCTCAAGGGAGAAAAAGGGGAATCGTGTGTCCGGAATGAGGAGGACGGAGAGCCAAGCCTACAGTCACCCGGCTTAGAGCTCCAGTCCCCTGAGTGGCCACACCATGCAGGAGCGGCTCAGGATCCCCTGAAAGTGGCCAGCAGCAACCTCAGTGACACCCAGAGCAGCGAGAGTCATGTGTCCAGTGTGCAGCATCCCAGGCGAGAGGAGTGCAGCCATACCAGCCTGAGCAGCGGGTACGCGGGGGACAAGGAGGACAGCAGCACCAGCTTAGCGGGCAGCCACCGGAGAGTGCGGCTGAACAGAAGGCTCAACACCCAGGCGGCCAGCAACCAAACCAGCCAGCTGGGCTCCACAGACCCTCTCAGGTCCCTAAAGAGCCAACTGACTGGCCCCACCCACAGCACCAAGCAGACTGGAGGGGAAGAGTGA